The Humulus lupulus chromosome 3, drHumLupu1.1, whole genome shotgun sequence genome window below encodes:
- the LOC133821070 gene encoding auxin-responsive protein SAUR65-like: MDSTKSKSNKIRDIVRLQQILKKWKKMANASKNTATTINTCTSTTSSTAATSSSSSGGGSSKSIKFLKRTLSFQDVSGAASNDVVPKGFLAVCVGKEMKRFVIPTEYLSHQAFGILLREAEEEFGFQQEGVLKIPCHVSIFEKILKLVEEKREVFLFNTNNNHNNDHQFGLISGAGDKDLINGSCSSPSDCELTPRHPQMCR, encoded by the coding sequence ATGGATTCAACCAAGTCCAAGTCTAACAAGATCAGAGACATTGTTAGGCTCCAACAGATCCTAAAGAAGTGGAAAAAGATGGCCAATGCTTCAAAGAACACTGCTACTACAATAAATACTTGTACTAGTACTACTAGTAGTACTGCCgctacttcttcttcatcatcaggTGGGGGCAGCAGCAAGAGCATAAAGTTCCTGAAGAGAACGCTGTCGTTTCAAGACGTTTCGGGGGCGGCTTCAAACGACGTCGTTCCAAAAGGGTTTCTCGCGGTGTGCGTGGGGAAGGAGATGAAGAGATTCGTCATCCCAACTGAGTATCTGAGTCACCAGGCGTTTGGGATTCTGCTGAGGGAAGCTGAGGAAGAGTTTGGGTTCCAGCAAGAGGGAGTGCTCAAGATTCCCTGCCACGTGTCCATCTTTGAGAAGATTCTGAAGCTGGTGGAGGAGAAGCGAGAGGTGTTCTTGTTCAACActaataataatcataataatgaTCACCAGTTTGGGTTGATCAGTGGTGCTGGGGACAAGGACTTGATCAACGGCTCTTGTTCTTCCCCATCTGATTGTGAGCTCACTCCCCGTCACCCACAAATGTGTAGATGA